A genome region from Gadus chalcogrammus isolate NIFS_2021 chromosome 7, NIFS_Gcha_1.0, whole genome shotgun sequence includes the following:
- the bud13 gene encoding BUD13 homolog: protein MAAFTASTKGNELSKAEYLKRYLSAGDDDKKSKGKVKKKRIKVPERGLKIVDDDIDWKQMVDEAAEDTEEDEEEAPVIAELIDERPEDVKRLEAFRTSDKWRTLGDDENNSTEDGEEDGDEVYEVVASPRLARRDSPDPVARKTVRHDSPEAGPLRKMCPDSPDTKSSRITRHDSPDLSPRRQGKQQKGNSRESSPGRKKPNSSSSQKRSTDSTKARNRHDSDLDQSPPRKKMQKGGNTDADQSPPRKKTLKGKHYDSDQSPPRRKSRPGSDSDQSPPRKAQNGQGSDSDQSPPRRARQGRGSDDDLSPPRRKDPTKGMLSGGQAGLVSIDILRKEQEENRRREKHNKPLEEDSRNAQTVFRDKSGKRRDLETEREEKKRVDAEIAAKAEKYAKWGKGLAQGQMYEQKIADAMVEVNKPMARQRDDEDLDRMLREQQRDGDPMAAMLRRKKERTAKVKERPRYKGPPPPPNRFNLHPGYRWDGVDRSNGFEQKRYSRQADKSALQDEAYKWSVEDM from the exons ATGGCGGCTTTCACTGCCAGTACGAAAGGAAATGAGCTATCAAAAGCTGAGTATCTTAAACGATATTTATCTGCAGGAGACGACGATAAAAAGTCCAAAGGCAAGGTTAAAAAGAAACGGATTAAAGTACCTGAAAGGGG GTTAAAGATAGTGGACGATGATATCGACTGGAAGCAAATGGTTGATGAAGCAGCAGAGGATACGGAAGAGGACGAAGAAGAGGCTCCGGTG ATTGCCGAGTTGATCGATGAGCGGCCAGAGGACGTCAAGCGACTCGAAGCCTTTAGGACCAGCGACAAGTGGAGGACGCTGGGGG ATGATGAAAATAACTCCACAGAGGACGGTGAGGAGGACGGCGATGAAGTGTATGAGGTGGTCGCTTCCCCGCGGCTTGCTCGCCGAGACTCGCCAGATCCTGTGGCAAGGAAAACGGTCCGACATGACTCACCAGAAGCCGGGCCTCTGAGGAAGATGTGCCCAGACTCCCCGGACACAAAGTCTTCGAGGATAACTCGCCATGACTCTCCAGACTTGTCGCCTAGGAGACAAGGGAAACAGCAGAAGGGAAACAGCAGAG AGTCTTCTCCAGGCAGGAAGAAGCCCAACTCTTCATCAAGTCAAAAACGTTCAACAGACTCAACCAAGGCTCGGAACCGGCACGATTCTGACTTGGACCAATCGCCGCCCCGCAAGAAAATGCAGAAGGGTGGGAATACCGACGCCGACCAATCACCTCCAAGGAAAAAGACCTTAAAGGGCAAGCATTATGACTCTGACCAATCACCTCCAAGGAGGAAGTCCCGACCAGGTTCTGATTCTGACCAATCACCACCAAGGAAAGCCCAGAACGGCCAGGGCTCTGACTCCGACCAGTCTCCTCCCAGGAGGGCCAGGCAGGGTAGGGGGTCAGATGACGATCTGTCCCCCCCACGAAGGAAGGACCCAACCAAG GGCATGCTCTCTGGAGGTCAGGCGGGCCTGGTTTCCATTGACATTCTACGGAAGGAGCAGGAAGAAAACAGacgcagagagaaacacaacaaaCCCCTAGAAG AGGACTCGCGAAATGCGCAGACTGTGTTCAGAGACAAGAGCGGCAAGAGGCGGGACCTGGAGACCGAgcgagaggagaagaagagggtggATGCGGAGATAGCAGCCAAGGCTGAGAAATACGCCAAGTGGGGCAAAGG CCTGGCACAGGGCCAGATGTACGAGCAGAAAATCGCAGACGCCATGGTGGAGGTCAACAAGCCAATGGCACGGCAACGCGACGACGAAGACCTCGACCGCATGCTCCGTGAGCAGCAGAGGGACGGGGACCCCATGGCTGCCATGCTGCGACGGAAGAAGGAACGCACAGCTAAAGTCAAAG AGAGGCCGAGGTACAAAGGTCCACCACCCCCGCCGAACCGCTTCAACCTTCACCCAGGATATCGCTGGGATGGAGTCGACAG GTCTAATGGGTTTGAGCAGAAGCGCTACAGCCGGCAGGCGGATAAGAGTGCCCTCCAGGACGAAGCCTACAAGTGGAGCGTGGAGGATATGTAG
- the snrnp35 gene encoding U11/U12 small nuclear ribonucleoprotein 35 kDa protein: protein MNDWNPIASVYNPLKAGSIDGTDLEPHDRAVWRAMFARYKPNKGVVGDPLLTLYVARLNPQTTEERLQEVFSKYGQINRLRLVRDIVTGFSKRYAFIEYKEERSITRARREANKLVVDQNELFVDFEQERTLKGWIPRRLGGGQGGKKESGQLRFGGKDRPFRKPISLGMGQFQDWSGGAREWDRGSKERLDRGSKERDDRHTQRERGQSTRPHERDPEWGNRGARDERDRGREKDSYREKYRNSDREREDRRSSDKHRHRDRR from the coding sequence ATGAACGATTGGAATCCCATCGCCAGTGTATACAACCCGCTCAAGGCAGGCAGTATCGATGGCACCGACCTGGAGCCCCATGACCGGGCTGTGTGGAGGGCTATGTTCGCCCGCTACAAACCGAATAAAGGTGTTGTTGGGGACCCACTACTTACTTTATATGTCGCCCGCTTGAACCCCCAGACAACGGAGGAGAGATTGCAGGAAGTGTTTTCGAAATATGGACAAATTAACAGGCTGCGACTGGTAAGGGACATAGTCACTGGCTTCTCTAAAAGATATGCATTCATTGAGTATAAAGAAGAGCGATCAATCACCCGTGCACGTAGGGAAGCCAATAAATTAGTGGTGGATCAAAACGAACTTTTTGTGGATTTCGAACAAGAAAGGACCTTAAAAGGCTGGATCCCACGACGCCTCGGCGGTGGACAAGGAGGAAAGAAGGAGTCGGGACAGTTGCGCTTTGGCGGAAAGGACAGACCCTTTCGCAAACCCATAAGCCTTGGAATGGGCCAATTCCAAGATTGGTCCGGTGGTGCCAGAGAATGGGACAGAGGTTCGAAAGAAAGATTGGACAGAGGTTCGAAAGAAAGAGatgacagacacacgcagagggAAAGAGGACAATCCACAAGGCCCCACGAGAGAGACCCTGAATGGGGTAACAGAGGGGCGAGGGATGAGCGcgacagaggaagagaaaaagaTTCGTACAGAGAAAAGTACAGAaatagtgatagagagagagaggacagaagatCCAGTGACAAACATAGACATAGAGACCGTAGATGA